In Gossypium raimondii isolate GPD5lz chromosome 12, ASM2569854v1, whole genome shotgun sequence, a single window of DNA contains:
- the LOC105762717 gene encoding heavy metal-associated isoprenylated plant protein 3 isoform X2: MKNGKMRGFMCQSAAVNATCMAVDPRSAVVPRKLARIRTDNTRLIKNCNYSRLVESQRFVRDDKRSIVTPLVRKERNQEQKPMPHSRSVQLASSDHVFQVVVMRVALHCQGCAGKVKKHLSKMEGVTSFSIELESKRVTVMGHVSPVGVLESISKVKKAEFWPC, translated from the exons ATGAAGAATGGTAAGATGAGAGGTTTCATGTGCCAATCCGCTGCAGTAAATGCAACTTGCATGGCAGTTGATCCTCGTTCGGCAGTGGTGCCAAGAAAGTTAGCCAGAATCCGTACAGATAATACTAGATTGATCAAGAATTGCAATTACTCTAGGCTCGTCGAGTCTCAAAGATTTGTTAGAGACGACAAGAGATCCATTGTTACTCCCTTGGTCagaaaggaaagaaatcaaGAACAGAAGCCAATGCCCCACTCTAGATCAGTTCAGCTAGCTTCATCAGATCATGTTTTCCAG GTGGTTGTGATGCGAGTCGCTCTGCATTGTCAAGGTTGTGCTGGTAAAGTGAAGAAGCATTTATCCAAAATGGAAG GGGTGACATCATTCAGTATAGAGCTAGAGAGCAAGAGGGTGACGGTGATGGGGCACGTATCGCCAGTGGGAGTCCTGGAGAGCATTTCAAAGGTGAAAAAGGCTGAGTTTTGGCCTTGTTGA
- the LOC105762717 gene encoding uncharacterized protein LOC105762717 isoform X1: MKNGKMRGFMCQSAAVNATCMAVDPRSAVVPRKLARIRTDNTRLIKNCNYSRLVESQRFVRDDKRSIVTPLVRKERNQEQKPMPHSRSVQLASSDHVFQVVVMRVALHCQGCAGKVKKHLSKMEAGVTSFSIELESKRVTVMGHVSPVGVLESISKVKKAEFWPC; the protein is encoded by the exons ATGAAGAATGGTAAGATGAGAGGTTTCATGTGCCAATCCGCTGCAGTAAATGCAACTTGCATGGCAGTTGATCCTCGTTCGGCAGTGGTGCCAAGAAAGTTAGCCAGAATCCGTACAGATAATACTAGATTGATCAAGAATTGCAATTACTCTAGGCTCGTCGAGTCTCAAAGATTTGTTAGAGACGACAAGAGATCCATTGTTACTCCCTTGGTCagaaaggaaagaaatcaaGAACAGAAGCCAATGCCCCACTCTAGATCAGTTCAGCTAGCTTCATCAGATCATGTTTTCCAG GTGGTTGTGATGCGAGTCGCTCTGCATTGTCAAGGTTGTGCTGGTAAAGTGAAGAAGCATTTATCCAAAATGGAAG CAGGGGTGACATCATTCAGTATAGAGCTAGAGAGCAAGAGGGTGACGGTGATGGGGCACGTATCGCCAGTGGGAGTCCTGGAGAGCATTTCAAAGGTGAAAAAGGCTGAGTTTTGGCCTTGTTGA